A region of Dictyostelium discoideum AX4 chromosome 1 chromosome, whole genome shotgun sequence DNA encodes the following proteins:
- the vilC gene encoding hypothetical protein, with protein sequence MDEERKKRLEDLKQQSLELEKEAQEREKRNEERKKAREEQQRLAAEQEKKDEEERLKKQKEREERRKKREEDEKILKEEMEKLESDKANRITSPKTPTSGSSSIALSPSTSSYSISENSGGDSSTSLLSAQAISAKEEREKRRKELEEEAKKLELEQQKIREEREKRKEERRLQQEEEQRKLQDLLDKKDSEKIEKLKQEENEKLEKEEKERIEKELTDKKEKEEKELADKLEKERQEKELADKLEKEKKEKEEKELADKLEKERLDKEKKDKEEKELADKLEKESQEKELAEKLEKEKELADKLEKEQKEKEEKERQEKELADKLAKEQKEKEEKELADKLEKERQEKELADKLEKEKQEKELADKLEKEKQEKESLEKLEKEKQEKELADKLAKEQKEKEEKEEKEEKEKQEKEEKERKDKELAAAAAAAETEKLEKERLEKEKKELEEKELAEKLEKEKLEKELTDKLEKEKKEKELADKLEKEKQDKELADKLEKEQKEKEEKQRKEKELADKLEKEKQDKELADKLAKEKEEKERKEKELADKLEKEKKDKELADKVTKEKEEKDKKEKEFKLKLEKEQKEKELKLKQEREFAEKEERDRLEREKISKSIEKETKSSTITDQFKLSIEKQLQSQLENKKKPVQVTEDNSSSDGSTSTLTSLTKDRVKMKGRQAPSKSHKAPGSTSTSNGGGDDDVGSDQQPSLLSKALESNKNNESSPTTKKKIVLPPGAVGGIMGSMASLAMEAQKKKMEIENNKLLSNVLKDEPAAPNFVRGRSQSVSVTSTLKQDPNKFLNHKKSIDTYSGLRARLVHCKGKKRILTKEVEISINSLNKMDAFVLDCGIENSNVGGESVDSNSHSTIFTWYGSKSTANKKAKAVAIAEIIKSHERGGHATIIKLDEGDENELFYKRIGGGSSHKSTINPDGGDDLEAELNWASSFTLLKYLTDKDQLIHIDTKSLSMELLESDGFYVLDTVSEFYEWSGRNSDQSLKEQFHKKCQERLKNNQHRQSWVESVVLSEGGETVLFREKFFDWPDLSHEVSLQRMGFGKKRVFDVSIPYEKKSPAKMNQFQVREMVEIERAEEVLKSDGSGEYEIWYIENCKSYPLPKEEYGHFFSGCCYLIRYTYTKWNALKYAIYYWQGADASRQDVGSSSLLSKDLYIETSARGECSQDPERQGRETNHFNMIFNGKMVVHKGDRTTYQFNNNTTRMYHVFGKKSNAITASQTSKLSSTCLNSRDCFIITNCSTNQTFIWESKGSNKQLKEESSKLASLSNSISKSKTNPIIKVIKEGSEPDEFWKLIGGNGKYANFDYVYQNVPTDWENQIKLFAIVNTGTIIRADEIYRFSQYDLTPSKVYLLDNRKNVFVWSGLRAQEKEKKRGMEIAIDYVKYLADSRTENDVLFITQGDEPLSFTCYFHCWDSLRLNNSNNNNNNSNGSSNNTADGADELDDGASPKNAVNLLKKYYQVLPFEKLIEKNTPPEIDRSVLEMYLSDEDFEKHLGSRAEWDALPAWKKTEKKKVSGLF encoded by the coding sequence atggatgaagaaagaaaaaaaagattagaggatttaaaacaacaaagTTTAGAATTAGAAAAGGAAGCACAAGAAAGAGAGAAAAGAAAtgaagaaagaaagaaagcaCGTGAAGAACAACAAAGATTAGCAGCGGAACAAGAgaaaaaagatgaagaagaaagattaaaaaaacaaaaagaacgTGAAGAGAGAAGAAAGAAACGTGAGGAAGATGAAAAGATTCTAAAGGAAGAGATGGAGAAATTAGAGTCTGATAAAGCAAATAGAATAACATCGCCAAAAACTCCCAcaagtggtagtagtagtatagcattatcaccatcaacatcatcttATTCAATCTCTGAGaatagtggtggtgattcatcaacttcattattatcagcACAAGCAATTTCAGCCAAAGAAGAAAGAGagaaaagaagaaaagaattGGAAGAGGAAGctaaaaaattagaattggaacaacaaaaaattagAGAAGAAcgtgaaaaaagaaaagaagaaagaagattacaacaagaagaagaacaaaGAAAACTTCAAGATTTAttagataaaaaagattctgaaaaaattgaaaaattaaaacaagaagaaaatgaaaaattagaaaaagaagaaaaagagagaatagaaaaagaattaactgataaaaaagaaaaagaagaaaaagaattggCTGATAAATTAGAGAAAGAACGTCAAGAGAAAGAGTTGGCTGATAAACTTGAAAAggagaaaaaagaaaaagaagaaaaagaattggCTGATAAACTTGAAAAGGAACGTttagataaagaaaaaaaagataaagaagaaaaagaattggCTGATAAACTTGAAAAAGAATCTCAAGAAAAAGAGTTGGCTGAGAAAttagagaaagagaaagaattGGCTGATAAACttgaaaaagaacaaaaggaaaaagaagaaaaagaacgtCAAGAGAAAGAATTGGCTGATAAACTTGCAAAAGAACAAAAGGAAAAAGAAGAGAAAGAATTGGCTgataaattagaaaaagaacgTCAAGAGAAAGAATTGGCTgataaattagaaaaagaaaaacaagaaaaagaattggctgataaattggaaaaagaaaaacaagaaaaagaatcacttgaaaaattagaaaaagaaaaacaagaaaaagaattggCTGATAAACTTGcaaaagaacaaaaagaaaaagaagaaaaagaagaaaaagaagaaaaagagaaacaagaaaaagaagaaaaagaaagaaaagataaagaattagcagcagcagcagcagcagcagaAACAGAAAAACTTGAAAAAGAACGTttagagaaagagaaaaaagaattggaagaaaaagaattggCAGAAAAgcttgaaaaagaaaaacttgaaaaagaattaactGATAAAttagagaaagagaaaaaagagaaagaatTAGCAgataaattagaaaaagagaaacaaGATAAAGAATTGGCTGATAAGCTTGAAAaggaacaaaaagaaaaagaagaaaaacaaagaaaagaGAAAGAATTGGCTgataaattagaaaaagagaaacaaGATAAAGAATTGGCTGATAAACTtgcaaaagaaaaagaagaaaaagaaagaaaagagaaAGAATTGGCTgataaattagaaaaagagaaaaaagataaagaattgGCTGATAAAGttacaaaagaaaaagaagaaaaagataaaaaagaaaaagaatttaaattaaaattagaaaaagaacaaaaagaaaaagaattaaaattaaaacaagaaAGAGAATTTgcagaaaaagaagaaagagATCGTTTAGAAAGAgagaaaatttcaaaatctattgaaaaagaaacaaaatcATCCACAATAACTgatcaatttaaattatcaattgaaaaacaacTTCAAAGtcaattagaaaataaaaagaaaccaGTACAAGTTACTGAagataatagtagtagtgatGGATCAACATCAACTTTAACATCATTAACTAAAGATAGAGTTAAAATGAAAGGTAGACAAGCACCAAGTAAAAGTCATAAAGCACCAGGttcaacttcaacttcaaatggtggtggtgatgatgatgtggGTAGTGATCAAcaaccatcattattatcaaaagcattagaaagtaataaaaataatgaatcatcTCCAACTactaaaaagaaaattgtaTTACCACCTGGTGCAGTCGGTGGAATAATGGGGTCAATGGCATCATTGGCAATGGAAgcacaaaaaaagaaaatggaaattgaaaataataaacttttatCAAATGTTTTAAAGGATGAACCTGCAGCACCAAATTTCGTTAGAGGTAGATCACAATCTGTATCAGTCACATCAACATTGAAACAAGatccaaataaatttttaaatcataaaaaGAGTATTGATACTTATTCAGGCCTAAGAGCAAGATTAGTTCATTGTAAAGGTAAAAAGAGAATTTTAACCAAAGAGGTTGAAATCTCAATAAATTCATTGAATAAAATGGATGCATTCGTTTTAGATTGTggtattgaaaattcaaatgttGGTGGTGAATCAGTTGATAGTAATTCACATTCTACCATTTTCACTTGGTATGGCTCAAAATCAACTGCCAATAAGAAAGCCAAAGCAGTTGCAATTGCAGAAATCATTAAATCTCACGAAAGAGGTGGTCATGctacaataattaaattggaTGAaggtgatgaaaatgaattattttataaacgTATTGGTGGAGGTTCATCACATAAATCTACTATTAATCcagatggtggtgatgatttaGAAGCGGAATTAAATTGGGCATCATCATTCACACTATTGAAGTATTTAACTGATAaagatcaattaattcatattGATactaaatcattatcaatggAATTATTAGAGTCTGATGGTTTCTATGTATTGGATACTGTTAGTGAGTTCTATGAATGGTCAGGTAGAAATTCCGATCAATCATTAAAGGAACAATTCCATAAGAAATGTCAAGAACGTTTAAAGAATAATCAACATAGACAATCATGGGTTGAATCAGTTGTATTATCAGAAGGTGGTGAAACTGTATTATTTAGAGAGAAATTCTTTGATTGGCCAGATCTTTCACATGAAGTTTCCCTACAAAGAATGGGTTTTGGTAAGAAGAGAGTATTTGATGTTTCAATTCCCTATGAAAAGAAATCACCTGCAAAGATGAATCAATTCCAAGTTAGAGAAATGGTTGAAATTGAAAGAGCTGAAGAAGTACTCAAAAGTGATGGTAGTGGTGAGTATGAGATTTGGTATattgaaaattgtaaatcCTATCCTTTACCAAAGGAAGAGTATGGTCATTTCTTTagtggttgttgttatttGATTAGATATACCTACACCAAATGGAATGCACTCAAATATGCAATTTACTATTGGCAAGGTGCTGATGCATCTCGTCAAGACGTTGGTTCATCTTCATTACTCTCAAAAGATCTTTATATTGAAACTAGTGCTCGTGGTGAATGTTCTCAAGATCCTGAAAGACAAGGTAGAGAAACCAATCATTTCAATATGATTTTCAATGGTAAAATGGTTGTTCATAAAGGTGATAGAACCACTTAccaattcaataataataccactaGAATGTATCATGTTTTTggtaaaaaatcaaatgcaATCACTGCTTCACAAACCAGTAAACTTTCTTCAACTTGTTTAAATAGTAGAGATTGTTTCATCATTACCAATTGTTCAACAAATCAAACTTTTATTTGGGAATCTAAAGGTTCaaataaacaattgaaaGAGGAATCATCAAAATTAGCTTCACTTTCAAATagtatttcaaaatcaaaaactaaTCCAATCATTAAAGTCATTAAAGAAGGTTCAGAACCTGACGaattttggaaattaatTGGTGGAAATGGTAAATATGCAAACTTTGATTATGTTTATCAAAATGTACCAACTGATTgggaaaatcaaattaaattatttgcaATCGTAAATACTGGTACCATTATTAGAGCTGATGAAATCTATCGTTTCAGTCAATATGATTTAACTCCAAGTAAAGTCTATCTATTGGATAATAGAAAGAATGTTTTCGTTTGGTCAGGTTTAAGAgcacaagaaaaagaaaaaaagagagGTATGGAAATTGCAATTGATTATGTAAAATATTTAGCTGATTCTAGAACTGAAAATGATGTTTTATTCATTACTCAAGGTGATGAACCACTTTCTTTCACTTGTTATTTCCATTGTTGGGATTCTTTAAGACttaacaacagcaacaacaacaacaacaacagcaatggttcttcaaataatactGCTGATGGTGCTGATGAACTTGATGATGGTGCATCACCAAAGAATGCTGTTAATCTACTAAAGAAATATTATCAAGTTTTaccatttgaaaaattaattgaaaagaatACACCTCCTGAAATTGATCGTTCAGTTTTAGAAATGTATCTTAGTGATGAAGATTTTGAAAAACATCTTGGTAGTAGAGCTGAATGGGATGCTTTACCAGCTTGGAAAAAAactgaaaagaaaaaagtttcTGGTTTattctaa
- a CDS encoding DOMON domain-containing protein: MKNNYSLLLLLLFINIFFISFGSSMNQVTLDETTNYIFQWELIENDEILIILSANIKTWLGIGWGNEINGMSNADYAIGIFDNKGNLNMSDMVVTPTQKMNKPSYDTKVGGTNDILTSYGYQTSDYTYIKFTRKLVTGDLVGDRDLFVDGRMTTLIWARGSSQNLTYHGQNNRGEISIDLSGANKSVQVNNSKDVYLYWHISLMLGSFLVLMPFGIFVARYMRHYHYWFPLHYLLLGTAFTFSIVAFILAFMMTSDRKFSKHLLHAWFGLFTIILMCLVVIGGVMSHLLWKPDRKKTPIFPDIIHAFLARLTYLIALVSIWTGLNTFEIPKQFSIVLGFVVSLFFGLVIFLEIYRKRYPNSVGDHGFDKKEIKLQERNSSTVDSTININN; encoded by the exons atgaaaaataattattcattgctattactactattatttataaatatattttttatttcatttggtTCATCAATGAATCAAGTTACTTTGGATGAAACaacaaattatatttttcaatggGAATTGatagaaaatgatgaaattttaataatat tatcagcaaatataaaaacatgGTTGGGTATTGGATGGggaaatgaaattaatggaATGAGTAATGCAGATTATGCAATTGGAATATTCGATAATAaaggtaatttaaatatgaGTGATATGGTAGTAACACCAActcaaaaaatgaataagCCAAGTTACGATACGAAAGTCGGTGGTacaaatgatattttaacATCATATGGTTATCAAACATCAGATTACACATATATAAAATTCACAAGAAAATTAGTAACTGGCGATTTAGTTGGTGATAGAGATTTATTTGTGGATGGAAGAATGACAACTTTAATTTGGGCAAGAGGTTCATCCCAAAATTTAACATATCACGGTCAAAATAATCGTggtgaaatttcaattgatctAAGTGGTGCTAATAAATCAGTTCaagtaaataatagtaaagaTGTGTATCTATATTGGCATATTTCATTAATGTTGGGCtcatttttagttttaatgcCATTTGGTATTTTCGTAGCAAGATATATGCGTCATTATCACTACTGGTTCCCATtacattatttattactaGGCACAGCATTCACATTCTCAATTGTTGCTTTCATTTTAGCATTTATGATGACATCAGATAGAAAATTCTCAAAACATCTATTACATGCCTGGTTTGGTTTATTTACAATCATTCTAATGTGTTTAGTTGTAATTGGTGGTGTTATGAGCCACTTGTTATGGAAACCTGATAGAAAGAAAACTCCAATATTTCCTGATATCATACATGCTTTTTTGGCAAGATTAACTTATTTAATAGCACTTGTATCAATTTGGACTGGTTTAAATACTTTTGAAATTCCAAaacaattttcaattgtattaGGTTTTGTTGTCTCTTTATTCTTTGGTTTAgttatatttttagaaatttacAGAAAAAGATACCCAAATTCAGTTGGTGACCAtggttttgataaaaaagaaattaaattacaagAAAGAAATAGTAGTACTGTTGATTCAAccataaatataaataattaa